In Mycobacterium sp. JS623, one genomic interval encodes:
- a CDS encoding ABC transporter substrate-binding protein, with protein MSYESTAEPIKVGYLMDFTLPPGFSEELLASFTQTFELVFFEAVEQGLMDRPVQMIYREVEGLPKGSVKAVIDAFGELVDAGCLVVFGPNITDNCVPVREAIEERFKVPAISVTGTDDWLGEWTFAFPQGSMTDEPIFLTDLVAKRGLNEIGVLVEQNLIGESYLRNLRSACARKGVRIVAEAAIAQTAQDITEAVNTLYEAKAQAIVHLGFGFGIVFINPALEAVGWDPPRFTTTAFQNAWVNPIMWNAFLGWVGVDQYDENNPVGQAWLDRYAKAYGGSRPEYCVSVVNHDVAATLVRAFTDAHPLSPRGVKEALERVKMMPAASGAPGTRVSLGKWTRRAWMGSGYLVARTLDADGINSHLVDRFGED; from the coding sequence ATGTCCTACGAGAGCACAGCGGAGCCGATCAAGGTCGGCTATCTGATGGACTTCACCTTGCCGCCCGGATTCTCCGAGGAGCTGTTGGCCTCGTTCACTCAGACGTTCGAGCTCGTCTTCTTCGAGGCGGTCGAGCAGGGTCTGATGGACAGGCCTGTGCAGATGATCTACCGCGAGGTAGAGGGCCTGCCCAAGGGTTCGGTGAAGGCTGTTATCGACGCGTTCGGCGAACTCGTCGACGCGGGCTGCCTGGTGGTTTTCGGACCGAACATCACCGACAACTGTGTTCCGGTGCGCGAGGCGATCGAGGAGCGGTTCAAGGTGCCTGCGATAAGCGTCACCGGGACCGACGATTGGCTCGGCGAGTGGACGTTCGCTTTCCCTCAGGGCTCGATGACCGACGAGCCGATTTTCCTGACCGACCTGGTCGCCAAGCGCGGACTCAATGAGATCGGCGTGCTGGTCGAACAGAATCTCATCGGCGAGAGCTACCTCAGAAATCTGCGAAGTGCATGTGCGCGCAAGGGCGTTCGCATCGTCGCGGAGGCTGCTATTGCGCAAACGGCGCAGGACATCACCGAGGCGGTCAACACGCTGTACGAGGCCAAAGCTCAGGCGATCGTGCACCTCGGGTTCGGATTCGGCATCGTCTTCATCAATCCGGCCCTCGAGGCGGTCGGTTGGGATCCACCGCGATTCACCACCACAGCTTTTCAAAACGCCTGGGTGAACCCGATCATGTGGAACGCCTTCCTCGGCTGGGTCGGGGTGGACCAATACGACGAAAACAACCCCGTTGGCCAGGCTTGGCTCGACCGGTATGCGAAGGCGTATGGCGGCAGCCGTCCCGAATACTGCGTCTCGGTCGTCAACCACGATGTTGCAGCCACGCTGGTGCGCGCGTTCACCGACGCTCATCCGCTCAGCCCGCGCGGCGTCAAGGAGGCACTCGAGCGGGTGAAGATGATGCCTGCTGCGTCGGGAGCGCCGGGAACCCGTGTGTCGCTGGGTAAATGGACTCGACGGGCATGGATGGGCTCGGGCTATCTGGTGGCAAGGACGCTCGATGCGGACGGTATCAACTCTCACCTCGTCGATCGCTTCGGAGAGGACTGA
- a CDS encoding nitric oxide reductase activation protein NorD encodes MDDQASDGPQRLRLLASALAGRSVAVAPAGAGEPAWTDGVTLFVDAAASERMQLQSVTVQASLLASGGLDPEVVRKLVRRPAVARRYLAVEGHRALSANDDLLPFAVRSLIDLDLASRATSPAESLAMALARAHIPDPPASFGVIRARDVLSASAAAAHMESQGAHVPRREQKNLADLDDVDDGVEVTDPFSSPVGGGGALGKVLQHLMSRVRQLGGGGPPGAETPTHRSHNGIRGIGLVTSTAAPPSGLDGIEEYSDGGWKYPEWDVHRRGYRPDWCTVHEIDPPAQPDSMLDRPDVHALRRPLTRLGIGLDRAHRQAQGDDIDVDAAVEARVETLAGSAPEEAVYLDNLRRRRDLAVLVLLDVSGSAAEAGTLGETVHEQQRAAAAALTVALHELGDRVALYAFQSQGRSAVSMMPIKRFDDNLDATAMRRLGSLTPGAYSRLGAAIRHGTSVIAEKAGTSRRLLVVLSDGLAYDHGYERLYGAADARRALGEARRKGIGCLCLTIGAATDQGELARVFGTAAHASIPKPAQLGNVIGPLFRAALRTAELRRRVSPARRP; translated from the coding sequence GTGGACGACCAGGCGAGCGACGGCCCGCAGAGACTGCGCCTGCTGGCATCCGCCCTTGCCGGACGAAGTGTCGCGGTCGCACCCGCCGGGGCCGGTGAGCCCGCGTGGACCGACGGCGTCACCCTGTTTGTCGACGCGGCAGCGAGCGAACGAATGCAACTGCAGTCGGTGACCGTGCAGGCATCCCTGCTAGCGAGTGGGGGATTGGACCCTGAGGTGGTGCGCAAGCTGGTCAGACGCCCGGCCGTGGCGCGGCGGTATCTCGCTGTCGAAGGTCATCGCGCGCTGTCGGCGAACGATGATCTGCTGCCGTTCGCCGTTCGATCCCTGATCGATTTGGACCTCGCATCGCGAGCCACTTCACCGGCCGAATCACTCGCGATGGCGTTGGCACGTGCACACATTCCGGATCCGCCGGCGAGCTTCGGCGTCATCCGGGCCAGAGATGTGCTCTCGGCCAGTGCCGCGGCCGCACATATGGAGTCACAGGGCGCGCACGTGCCGCGGCGCGAGCAGAAGAACCTGGCCGACCTCGACGACGTCGATGACGGTGTGGAGGTCACGGACCCGTTCTCGAGTCCTGTGGGTGGTGGCGGTGCCCTAGGGAAAGTTTTACAGCATCTGATGAGCAGAGTACGTCAACTCGGTGGGGGCGGACCGCCAGGCGCAGAGACGCCTACTCATCGCTCGCACAATGGAATTCGAGGCATCGGTTTGGTCACATCAACCGCAGCACCGCCTTCGGGACTCGACGGTATCGAGGAGTACTCAGACGGCGGCTGGAAGTATCCCGAGTGGGACGTTCATCGCCGCGGCTACCGACCTGACTGGTGCACAGTGCATGAGATCGACCCTCCAGCGCAACCGGATTCGATGCTCGACCGACCAGATGTCCATGCGTTGAGGCGGCCACTCACTCGGCTCGGCATCGGGCTCGACCGGGCTCATCGGCAGGCGCAGGGCGACGACATCGACGTAGACGCAGCGGTGGAGGCGCGAGTGGAAACGCTTGCGGGATCGGCGCCAGAGGAGGCAGTGTATCTGGATAACCTGCGCAGACGCCGCGATCTCGCGGTGCTGGTACTGCTCGATGTGTCGGGATCCGCCGCAGAGGCCGGCACGTTGGGGGAGACGGTGCACGAGCAGCAGCGTGCCGCCGCGGCGGCGCTGACCGTCGCACTGCATGAGCTCGGAGACCGGGTGGCGCTGTACGCCTTTCAATCTCAAGGCCGCTCAGCGGTGTCCATGATGCCGATCAAGCGATTCGACGACAACCTCGACGCGACGGCCATGCGACGTCTCGGCAGCCTGACGCCTGGTGCGTATTCGCGGCTTGGCGCGGCGATTCGCCATGGCACCTCCGTCATTGCGGAGAAGGCGGGAACGTCACGGCGCTTGCTCGTGGTGTTGTCCGACGGGCTGGCCTACGACCACGGATACGAACGCCTGTATGGCGCCGCTGACGCACGCCGCGCGCTTGGAGAAGCGCGAAGAAAGGGCATCGGTTGTCTGTGCCTGACCATCGGGGCGGCAACGGATCAGGGTGAGCTCGCCCGAGTGTTCGGCACGGCCGCGCATGCGTCGATTCCCAAGCCCGCGCAGTTAGGGAATGTGATCGGCCCGTTGTTCCGCGCCGCGCTGCGCACAGCAGAGCTGCGGCGGCGGGTGTCCCCGGCGCGAAGACCTTGA
- a CDS encoding cytochrome P450 → MTEAGAVEVYYDPFDFEIDNDPYPAWKLLRDEAPLYYNDKFDFYALSRYEDVARELPNWESYRSGRGTTMDVITSGVEVPPGVILFEDPPLHDLHRRLLSRVFTPRRMEEIEPLTRQFCVRALDPIIGSTRFDFIGDIGAMVPMRTIGYLLGIPEEDQGGIRDKTDRALGLKEGTFRTVTADAFENSFQLFAEYIEWRSDHPSDDLMTQLLNAEIEEDGARRRLTRTEVLTYTSMIAGAGNETTTRLVGFIGQLLSEHPDQRRQLADDFSLIPRAIEEVLRYEAPSPVQARYVARDVQCHGQTIREGSVMLLLNGSANRDERHFPDAEKFDIHRSGGHLSFGQGLHFCLGSALARMQARVVLEEVLTRWPDWEVDYDNATMAHTSSVRGWGKLPVTIG, encoded by the coding sequence GTGACCGAGGCAGGTGCCGTCGAAGTGTACTACGACCCATTCGATTTCGAGATCGACAATGATCCCTATCCGGCGTGGAAGCTGCTTCGGGACGAAGCGCCGCTGTATTACAACGACAAGTTCGATTTCTACGCTTTGAGCAGATATGAGGACGTGGCGCGAGAGTTGCCGAACTGGGAGTCGTACCGCTCGGGTCGCGGTACGACCATGGATGTCATCACGAGCGGAGTCGAGGTCCCGCCCGGCGTCATCCTGTTCGAGGATCCGCCACTGCACGACCTTCATCGACGTTTGCTGTCAAGGGTTTTCACGCCGCGACGCATGGAGGAGATCGAACCCCTGACGCGGCAGTTCTGTGTGCGCGCACTCGACCCGATAATCGGTTCGACCCGATTCGACTTCATCGGCGACATCGGCGCGATGGTGCCGATGCGGACGATCGGGTACTTGTTGGGCATTCCCGAAGAGGATCAGGGGGGAATACGGGATAAGACCGATCGAGCGCTTGGCCTCAAAGAGGGCACGTTCAGAACGGTCACGGCGGATGCCTTCGAGAACAGTTTCCAGCTGTTCGCGGAGTACATCGAATGGCGATCAGATCATCCTTCGGATGATCTGATGACGCAGTTGCTCAACGCCGAGATCGAGGAAGACGGGGCTCGAAGGCGCCTCACGCGCACCGAAGTCCTCACCTACACCAGCATGATCGCCGGCGCAGGCAATGAGACAACCACTCGTCTTGTTGGGTTCATCGGGCAGCTGCTGTCCGAACACCCCGACCAGCGCAGGCAGCTGGCGGACGACTTCTCGCTCATCCCAAGGGCGATCGAAGAGGTGCTTCGCTACGAAGCGCCGTCACCCGTGCAGGCGCGCTACGTCGCCCGCGACGTCCAGTGCCACGGCCAGACCATTCGCGAAGGGTCGGTCATGTTGTTGCTCAACGGTTCGGCGAACCGCGACGAGCGGCATTTCCCCGACGCCGAGAAATTCGACATCCACCGCAGCGGTGGGCATCTCAGCTTCGGCCAGGGGCTGCACTTCTGCCTGGGCTCGGCGCTGGCGCGGATGCAGGCGCGGGTGGTGCTCGAGGAGGTGCTCACGCGCTGGCCCGACTGGGAAGTCGACTATGACAACGCGACCATGGCGCACACCTCGAGCGTTCGGGGCTGGGGCAAGCTGCCCGTGACGATCGGGTAG
- a CDS encoding TetR/AcrR family transcriptional regulator, whose amino-acid sequence MSPKRDLGVNLGHAYDDGTRRTEILQTAALLIATSGLRTSLQEIAEAAGILPGSLYHHFESKEAILVELLRRYHQDLDRIAERTLARLDEADSRSAFDRIVDLSAAIGECAVTHRAALQMTFYEGPSSNPELTALAQQRPTAILESMLQTLRAARWSGYLRSDVELPVLADRIVQSMLQVGLDVIRHNAGADKVATLLCRILLEGLAAVPPTDADLDRSPAFIAADDVVRSWIDDSEAAPRDKAAHVRAVARAEFGRKGYEVTTIRDIASAANMGTGTVYRLIGSKDELLASIMQSFGEKVALGWTNVLRSDASPIEKLDALSWVNTNALDRFGDEFRIQLAWMRQSPPDTPNPGWLFAKRVRQMKTLLADGIRSGDIAIDSPSNEILARSVIGIGWIPENILHDLGTRRAQLHVRDTLVRGVIARS is encoded by the coding sequence GTGAGTCCGAAGCGTGACCTCGGGGTCAACCTCGGCCACGCCTATGACGACGGCACCAGGCGCACGGAGATCCTGCAGACCGCGGCGTTGTTGATCGCGACCTCGGGCCTGCGCACTTCCCTTCAGGAGATCGCCGAGGCGGCGGGGATCCTGCCTGGCAGCCTGTATCACCACTTCGAGTCAAAAGAAGCCATTCTCGTCGAGCTGCTTCGCCGCTACCACCAGGATCTCGACCGCATCGCCGAGCGCACGTTGGCCAGGCTGGACGAGGCCGACTCACGTTCCGCGTTCGACCGGATTGTCGATTTGAGTGCGGCAATCGGCGAGTGTGCGGTCACGCATCGCGCCGCATTGCAGATGACGTTCTACGAAGGGCCGAGTTCGAACCCGGAACTGACGGCGTTGGCCCAGCAGCGCCCGACGGCGATCCTCGAGTCGATGCTGCAGACCCTGCGCGCGGCGCGATGGAGCGGCTACCTGCGGTCTGATGTCGAGCTGCCCGTGCTGGCCGATCGAATTGTCCAGTCGATGCTGCAGGTCGGGCTCGACGTCATCCGACACAACGCCGGCGCGGACAAAGTGGCTACGTTGTTATGCCGAATTCTGCTGGAGGGACTCGCGGCCGTTCCACCGACCGATGCCGATCTCGACCGCTCCCCCGCGTTCATCGCCGCCGACGACGTCGTGCGGTCCTGGATCGACGACAGCGAAGCCGCGCCGCGCGACAAGGCCGCGCATGTCCGCGCGGTCGCCCGAGCCGAATTCGGCCGCAAGGGATACGAAGTCACGACAATCAGAGACATTGCGTCCGCAGCGAACATGGGCACTGGAACGGTGTATCGGCTGATCGGTTCGAAGGATGAACTGCTGGCCTCGATCATGCAGTCGTTCGGCGAGAAAGTCGCATTGGGATGGACGAACGTACTCCGGTCGGATGCATCGCCGATCGAGAAGTTGGATGCGCTGAGTTGGGTCAACACCAACGCGCTAGACCGCTTTGGCGACGAGTTCCGTATTCAGCTGGCCTGGATGCGCCAGTCGCCTCCGGACACCCCGAATCCGGGGTGGTTGTTCGCCAAACGCGTCCGGCAGATGAAAACGCTACTGGCTGACGGTATTCGGTCCGGCGACATCGCAATCGACAGCCCGTCGAACGAGATCCTCGCCCGCAGTGTAATCGGTATCGGATGGATCCCGGAGAACATCCTTCACGACCTAGGCACCCGTCGAGCACAGCTCCATGTGCGCGACACATTGGTGCGTGGGGTCATCGCCCGCAGCTAG
- a CDS encoding ribonuclease HII has protein sequence MPATWPPRTVIRKSSGLRTLESALYRGGLGPVAGVDEVGRGACAGPLVVAACVLGPNRFESLSALDDSKKLNEKERERLFPLIRRYALAYHVVFIPSAEVDRRGVHVANIEGMRRAVAGLSVRPGYVLSDGFRVPGLAVPSLPVVGGDAAAACIAAASVLAKVSRDRLMVTMEAEHPGYGFAEHKGYSTPAHSAALAELGPCSQHRYSFINVRRLVAVEGELVPDTALEWEPEQQSQLG, from the coding sequence TTGCCCGCGACATGGCCTCCGCGAACTGTGATCCGGAAGTCCTCGGGCCTGCGCACCCTGGAGTCCGCGCTGTACCGCGGCGGACTCGGTCCGGTGGCGGGCGTCGACGAGGTCGGCCGTGGCGCGTGCGCGGGCCCGCTGGTGGTGGCGGCGTGCGTGCTGGGACCGAACCGATTCGAAAGTCTCTCGGCGCTCGACGACTCCAAGAAGCTCAACGAAAAGGAGCGTGAGCGGCTGTTTCCGCTGATTCGCCGCTACGCCTTGGCTTATCACGTGGTGTTCATCCCGTCGGCCGAGGTGGATCGCCGGGGCGTGCACGTCGCGAACATCGAGGGCATGCGGCGGGCGGTGGCCGGCCTGTCGGTTCGGCCTGGTTATGTGCTTTCTGACGGGTTCCGGGTGCCGGGGCTCGCGGTGCCCTCACTGCCGGTGGTCGGCGGCGACGCGGCTGCGGCCTGCATCGCAGCCGCCAGCGTGCTGGCGAAGGTCAGCCGCGACCGGCTGATGGTCACGATGGAGGCCGAGCATCCGGGATACGGGTTCGCCGAGCACAAGGGTTACAGCACCCCGGCCCACAGTGCCGCGCTGGCGGAGTTGGGGCCCTGCAGTCAGCACCGATATTCCTTCATCAACGTGCGCCGACTGGTGGCGGTCGAGGGTGAACTGGTGCCGGACACCGCTCTGGAGTGGGAACCCGAGCAGCAGAGCCAATTGGGGTAG
- a CDS encoding SDR family NAD(P)-dependent oxidoreductase, with amino-acid sequence MIDFTGQVAVVTGAGRGLGRLYAMELGRRGASVVVNDVGGSMGGEGSDATVADGVVAEIAAAGGTAVASHDSVDSPAGGQAIVQTALDEFGRLDAVVSNAGIFNNIPFDEITPDDWRRMLRVHLDGGFYLAQPAYRVMKSQGYGRFVFIASSAGLFGQHLEAHYAAAKAGLVGLTNVIALEGAPHGILANTVLPFGLSRMVTETLGDPKALEDSGFFTAIRPELVVPIVVYLASRACEFTHQNFSALGGRFARVFIGLGQGWAAEPDSEPTADDIGAHLTELSATEPFSVPGSIYDEVFEAGERLGIAP; translated from the coding sequence ATGATCGACTTCACGGGACAGGTGGCGGTGGTCACCGGCGCCGGCCGCGGGCTGGGTCGGCTGTATGCGATGGAACTCGGCCGTCGCGGCGCATCGGTGGTGGTCAATGACGTCGGGGGCTCGATGGGCGGTGAGGGCTCCGACGCCACGGTTGCCGACGGGGTCGTCGCCGAGATCGCTGCGGCGGGAGGCACGGCGGTGGCTTCCCACGATTCGGTGGACAGTCCTGCCGGCGGTCAGGCGATTGTGCAGACCGCCCTCGATGAGTTCGGGCGCCTGGACGCAGTTGTCAGCAATGCGGGCATCTTCAACAACATTCCGTTCGACGAGATCACGCCAGACGACTGGCGGCGCATGCTGCGCGTGCACCTCGACGGCGGGTTCTATCTGGCGCAGCCCGCCTACCGAGTGATGAAGTCACAAGGCTACGGCCGATTCGTATTCATCGCCTCCTCGGCGGGATTGTTCGGCCAGCATCTGGAGGCGCACTATGCGGCGGCCAAGGCTGGTCTGGTCGGCCTCACCAACGTGATCGCGCTGGAGGGCGCGCCGCACGGAATCCTCGCCAATACCGTTCTGCCATTCGGTCTTTCGCGGATGGTTACGGAAACGCTCGGTGATCCGAAAGCGCTCGAGGACAGCGGTTTCTTCACGGCCATACGACCCGAGCTCGTGGTCCCGATCGTGGTGTACCTGGCCAGTCGGGCGTGCGAGTTCACCCATCAGAATTTCTCGGCATTAGGCGGCCGCTTCGCGCGGGTCTTCATCGGCCTTGGCCAAGGATGGGCGGCCGAGCCCGACAGCGAACCGACTGCCGACGACATCGGGGCACATCTCACCGAACTGTCGGCGACCGAGCCGTTTAGCGTTCCCGGTTCGATCTACGACGAGGTGTTCGAGGCCGGTGAGCGGTTGGGCATCGCGCCGTGA
- a CDS encoding CbbQ/NirQ/NorQ/GpvN family protein: MPVKAPRPYYVPVANEEQVFKAAFNQGLSIVLKGPTGCGKTRFVEAMAHDLDRPLITVSCHDDLTTADLVGRFLLRGGDTEWVDGPLTRAVRDGAICYLDEVVEARQDTTVVLHPLADHRRQLPIERLGSTLDAAPGFCLVVSYNPGYQSVLKDLKDSTRQRMVAITFGFPSPDVEEKIVANEAGIDHDRAVELVRLGQAIRRLETGGLREVASTRVLIAAGRLIAEGLTPREAACAAIAGPLTDDATVTRGLAEMIDAYLTDGQT; the protein is encoded by the coding sequence ATGCCGGTGAAGGCGCCGCGGCCGTATTACGTGCCAGTCGCGAACGAGGAGCAGGTGTTCAAGGCGGCTTTCAACCAGGGCCTCTCAATTGTGCTGAAGGGCCCGACCGGCTGCGGGAAAACCCGATTCGTCGAGGCGATGGCGCACGATCTCGACCGGCCTCTTATCACTGTTTCCTGCCATGACGATCTGACGACGGCTGACCTCGTCGGACGATTCCTGTTGCGTGGCGGCGACACCGAATGGGTCGACGGGCCCTTGACGCGTGCGGTGCGCGACGGCGCGATCTGCTACCTCGACGAAGTAGTCGAGGCCCGCCAGGACACCACTGTTGTTCTGCATCCGTTGGCCGACCACCGTCGCCAGTTGCCCATCGAACGCCTGGGGAGCACGCTGGACGCCGCACCGGGTTTCTGCCTGGTGGTGTCCTACAATCCCGGCTATCAAAGCGTGCTCAAGGATCTCAAGGATTCGACACGACAGCGAATGGTCGCAATTACCTTCGGTTTTCCCTCGCCCGATGTCGAGGAGAAGATCGTCGCCAACGAAGCAGGGATCGACCACGATCGGGCGGTCGAACTCGTGCGTTTGGGCCAGGCGATCCGCCGACTGGAAACCGGGGGACTGCGCGAGGTCGCATCGACGCGCGTGCTGATCGCGGCCGGGCGGCTGATCGCCGAGGGGCTCACTCCTCGCGAGGCCGCTTGTGCCGCAATCGCCGGACCGCTCACCGATGACGCGACGGTCACCCGCGGCCTGGCAGAGATGATCGACGCCTACCTGACAGACGGGCAGACGTGA
- a CDS encoding DUF2469 domain-containing protein, whose protein sequence is MSAEDLEKYETEMELSLYREYKDIVGQFSYVVETERRFYLANSVELVPRNSEGEVYFELRLADAWVWDMYRPARFVKQVRVITFKDVNIEEVEKPELRLPE, encoded by the coding sequence ATGAGTGCCGAGGATCTCGAGAAGTATGAAACCGAGATGGAGCTCTCGCTCTACCGCGAATACAAGGACATCGTCGGTCAGTTCAGCTATGTCGTGGAGACCGAGCGGCGGTTCTACCTGGCCAACAGCGTGGAGCTGGTGCCGCGCAACTCCGAGGGCGAGGTCTATTTCGAGCTGAGGCTGGCCGACGCCTGGGTGTGGGACATGTACCGGCCGGCTCGGTTCGTCAAGCAGGTCAGGGTGATCACGTTCAAGGACGTGAACATCGAAGAGGTCGAGAAGCCCGAGCTGCGACTCCCCGAGTAG